In Plutella xylostella chromosome 4, ilPluXylo3.1, whole genome shotgun sequence, a genomic segment contains:
- the LOC105382439 gene encoding MKRN2 opposite strand protein translates to MDPGILCFHHCDHKVFCTIIPEQCPVCQQKLDRYDYNLLPFRVPYPFVKASQHPRAIVMKPTQGDFLNDYYNSKDLHIGVTNSQGIVVEFSEDGIHGVNPETKSFVPRNNGDWDQCIMLEEFDELWNIIWDSILLKVTMSPLWEASRYNEDKHNCFTFVLAFLRALDCGELSERAQDPKQFCKQYVVPRTSSAGKYISLYRQLKRQNYFIQNQ, encoded by the exons ATGGATCCGGGCATTCTTTGTTTCCACCATTGTGATCATAAAGTCTTTTGCACTATTATACCAGAACAATGCCCTGTATGTCAGCAAAAACTAGATCGATATGATTACAACTTACTGCCATTCCG AGTGCCATATCCATTCGTGAAAGCGTCCCAGCATCCACGAGCCATCGTGATGAAGCCAACCCAGGGAGACTTCCTCAA TGATTATTACAATTCCAAAGACCTCCATATTGGAGTGACAAATTCCCAAGGGATTGTGGTGGAGTTCAGTGAGGATGGCATCCACGGTGTGAACCCGGAGACTAAATCATTTGTCCCTCGGAACAACGGAGACTGGGACCAGTGCATCATGCTGGAGGAGTTTGATGAGCTCTGGAACATCATATGGGATAGCATTTTACTTAAA GTGACAATGAGCCCTCTGTGGGAAGCCAGTCGGTACAATGAAGACAAGCACAACTGCTTCACATTTGTGTTGGCATTCCTACGAGCCCTCGACTGCGGAGAGCTCTCAGAACGAGCCCAGGACCCCAAGCAGTTCTGCAAGCAGTATGTAGTCCCAAGAACCTCCTCTGCGGGCAAGTATATCTCACTCTATAGACAACTTAAACGCCAAAACTACTTCATACAAAATCAGTAG